A DNA window from Halorubrum sp. DM2 contains the following coding sequences:
- a CDS encoding class I SAM-dependent methyltransferase — MKGQDWYQADEVAEEYDDVRFSGGGQLIDRREKEAVLSALGPVDPGHRVLEVACGTGRFTTMLADQGADVVGLDVSREMLEQAREKVAAAGHADAVEFLRGDASRLPFPDDHFDTVVAMRFFHLMDDPVPFAKELCRVSRDQVFFDTFNSRSLRTLYTWLLPMGSRLYSERQVAAMLGEAGLTLANEEHDFVLPYGFYRELPGAVAKPFRALDELAGNTIPGDYVASVSYWDARVPDEK; from the coding sequence GTGAAGGGACAGGACTGGTACCAGGCCGACGAGGTCGCCGAGGAGTACGACGACGTCCGGTTCTCCGGCGGGGGACAGCTCATCGACCGCCGGGAGAAAGAAGCCGTCCTCTCCGCGCTGGGTCCCGTCGATCCGGGCCACCGCGTGCTGGAGGTCGCCTGCGGCACCGGTCGGTTCACGACGATGCTCGCCGACCAGGGCGCGGACGTCGTCGGACTCGACGTCTCCCGCGAGATGCTCGAACAGGCCCGCGAGAAGGTCGCGGCGGCCGGCCACGCCGACGCGGTCGAGTTCCTCCGCGGCGACGCCTCGCGGCTCCCGTTCCCGGACGACCACTTCGACACGGTCGTCGCGATGCGATTCTTCCACCTGATGGACGACCCGGTCCCGTTCGCGAAGGAGCTCTGTCGGGTCAGCCGCGATCAGGTGTTCTTCGACACGTTCAACAGCCGCAGCCTACGGACGCTGTACACGTGGCTGCTCCCGATGGGGTCGCGGCTCTACTCCGAGCGACAGGTCGCCGCCATGCTCGGCGAGGCGGGGCTCACGCTCGCGAACGAGGAACACGACTTCGTACTGCCGTACGGCTTCTACCGCGAGCTTCCGGGCGCGGTCGCGAAGCCGTTCCGCGCGCTCGACGAGCTGGCCGGGAACACGATCCCCGGCGACTACGTCGCGTCGGTGTCGTACTGGGACGCCAGAGTGCCGGACGAAAAGTAA
- a CDS encoding PPOX class F420-dependent oxidoreductase, with amino-acid sequence MIPESHVDILEAESYAHFATVGPDGLPHVTPVWVDHEDREYVLVNTARGRRKERNARHNPKVGVSVLDPDDPYRYVSVRGEAELSEKGAREHIDELARRYFGVDEYPHHDEEEGARVIIRIPAENVATSG; translated from the coding sequence GTGATCCCCGAGTCCCACGTCGACATCCTCGAAGCCGAGTCGTACGCGCACTTCGCCACCGTCGGGCCGGACGGCCTCCCCCACGTCACGCCGGTGTGGGTCGACCACGAGGACCGCGAGTACGTCCTCGTGAACACCGCCCGCGGGCGGCGAAAGGAGCGGAACGCCCGTCACAACCCGAAGGTCGGCGTCAGCGTGCTCGACCCCGACGACCCGTACCGCTACGTCTCCGTCCGCGGCGAGGCCGAACTGAGCGAGAAGGGCGCGCGCGAACACATCGACGAGCTCGCCCGCCGCTACTTCGGCGTCGACGAGTACCCCCACCATGACGAGGAGGAGGGCGCGCGGGTGATAATCCGAATTCCCGCCGAGAACGTCGCCACGAGCGGGTGA
- a CDS encoding helix-turn-helix domain-containing protein: MSTSPAETADQERLSESEYRDRLRELPPSAKLVAKVLEGDAPLSQGGLAEESLLPDRTVRYALNRLEEEGLVDSRYSFKDARKQVYYLTV; the protein is encoded by the coding sequence ATGAGTACCAGTCCCGCGGAGACCGCTGACCAAGAGCGCCTGTCGGAGTCCGAGTACCGCGACCGCCTGCGCGAACTGCCCCCGAGCGCCAAGCTCGTCGCCAAAGTGCTGGAGGGCGACGCGCCCCTCTCGCAGGGCGGCCTCGCCGAGGAGTCGCTGCTGCCGGACCGCACGGTCCGCTACGCGCTCAACCGCCTCGAAGAGGAGGGGCTCGTGGACTCGCGGTACAGCTTCAAGGACGCGCGCAAGCAGGTGTACTACCTCACCGTCTAA